The proteins below are encoded in one region of Bremerella sp. P1:
- a CDS encoding flagellar hook-basal body complex protein codes for MGLASALSTALTGMTAAETQIDVTGNNLANSQTVGFKASQATFATQFLQTQSLGSKPTSSNGGTNPRQTGLGTKVAEITPNFTQGTIEVSNSPSDLAIQGDGFFIVEGGNGETLYTRNGIFKTNSQNELVTITGQRVLGFGIDENFQIQRTQLVPLTIPLGAKSVAKATENVYLEGTLTATGDLATQGQVIESAILGNSNVPRPDTSATNVGVTTQPNITSTTTASAITPGVTTTTDSQAEGAGGSVPDGTFNYRFTFSNAGLSGETLASADYAVTLADGNASANDNTVTFTNPPQSSSFSQVNMYRSNDGGATYFLVNSTAMGSPVTDTAAAPTATQLGAAMIGGTGVDGTLNGGDVYQYRYTFIDGSGNETAPSNAHTVTVSGSPADGNGYSVVLDSLPTSPDYDSVRIYRTAAGGSDFYELDTLTMAAAATPYVDDGSTPLTTNQLDAQTINGNYTYLVTYARAGEEESRPSLAIGPQNVVNGRIELSNLPLPPTPPPEGGFPAYDKVRIYRNLSTDSSSFFLVEELDPGEDFIDMTPDSEISDLSIPGNKTIDLDGPKIDSNTLLVDVVKRDGLNFENVFEVGELSFTGYKGERKLDEKTFTITDTTIVQELLEFIQSSTGIQPSVNGNANPIPGSTNSIPGESGTLSQGISIDDGRIRIVSNNGTDNAVDIKLSSFTLDDNSGVLQNPNLNFGTVQEAVGQSAVSDFVVYDTLGIPVNVRVTATLESRDGTNTVYRWYADSPDNDAAMDTGDIGEAEIAVGTGLIYFDGDGNFVGTDNNTVTIQRRDIPSQSPLEFDLDFTQLSGLAADEPTLNASRQDGSGTGTLNSFIIGEDGVIRGVFSNGVDRDLGMLQLARFGNPTGLEQRGENLYATGVNSGLPVTGDPGADGLGDVIAGAVELSNTDIGGNLIDLILASTQYRGSSRVITTAQQLFDELLNLRR; via the coding sequence ATGGGTCTAGCATCTGCATTATCGACCGCTCTGACCGGGATGACGGCGGCCGAAACACAAATCGACGTCACCGGTAATAACCTGGCGAACTCGCAGACGGTCGGTTTCAAGGCATCGCAGGCAACGTTTGCGACCCAGTTTCTGCAGACACAAAGTCTCGGTTCTAAGCCGACGTCTTCCAATGGTGGTACCAACCCACGTCAAACGGGTCTGGGTACGAAGGTCGCGGAGATCACGCCCAACTTCACTCAGGGTACGATTGAAGTCAGTAACAGCCCTTCCGACCTGGCTATCCAGGGGGACGGGTTCTTTATCGTGGAAGGGGGCAACGGCGAAACGTTGTATACCCGTAACGGTATCTTCAAGACGAATTCGCAAAACGAACTTGTCACGATTACCGGCCAGCGCGTCCTTGGTTTTGGTATCGACGAAAACTTCCAGATTCAACGAACGCAATTAGTACCGCTCACGATTCCGCTTGGTGCCAAGAGTGTCGCCAAAGCGACTGAAAACGTTTACCTCGAAGGTACGCTGACCGCGACCGGTGACCTGGCAACGCAAGGTCAGGTGATCGAGAGTGCGATCCTGGGTAACTCCAATGTGCCTCGTCCCGATACTTCGGCTACCAACGTGGGTGTTACGACGCAGCCAAACATTACCTCTACGACGACCGCTTCAGCGATCACTCCAGGGGTAACGACCACAACCGATTCACAGGCTGAAGGTGCTGGTGGTTCGGTGCCTGATGGTACGTTCAACTATCGCTTTACGTTCTCGAATGCTGGCCTTTCGGGCGAAACGCTTGCTTCGGCTGACTACGCCGTGACCCTGGCCGATGGTAATGCTTCGGCGAACGACAACACGGTTACCTTCACCAATCCGCCGCAGTCGAGTTCGTTCTCGCAGGTCAATATGTACCGCAGTAACGACGGCGGTGCGACCTACTTCCTGGTCAATTCGACCGCGATGGGTTCTCCGGTGACCGATACTGCCGCAGCACCAACTGCCACTCAGCTAGGGGCAGCGATGATCGGCGGTACGGGCGTCGACGGCACGCTCAATGGTGGTGACGTCTATCAATACCGCTACACGTTCATCGATGGTTCGGGCAACGAAACGGCTCCTTCCAATGCCCACACCGTTACGGTTTCCGGTAGCCCGGCCGATGGCAATGGCTACTCGGTGGTTCTGGACAGTCTTCCTACCAGCCCGGACTACGATTCGGTGCGAATCTACCGAACGGCCGCTGGTGGTAGTGATTTCTACGAGTTGGATACTTTGACGATGGCCGCCGCCGCGACGCCGTATGTCGACGATGGCAGCACGCCGCTGACAACTAATCAGCTCGATGCCCAGACGATCAACGGTAACTATACCTATCTGGTCACCTATGCTCGTGCGGGTGAAGAAGAATCGCGTCCGTCGTTGGCCATCGGTCCTCAGAACGTGGTGAATGGTCGTATCGAACTTTCCAACTTGCCACTTCCACCGACTCCACCGCCGGAAGGTGGTTTCCCGGCGTACGACAAAGTCCGTATCTATCGAAACCTTTCGACTGACTCGTCGAGCTTCTTCCTGGTGGAAGAGCTTGATCCAGGCGAAGACTTCATTGATATGACACCGGACTCCGAGATCTCTGACTTGTCCATTCCTGGCAACAAGACGATTGACTTGGACGGTCCCAAGATCGACTCGAATACGCTGCTGGTCGACGTGGTGAAGCGTGACGGGCTGAACTTCGAGAATGTCTTTGAAGTCGGCGAACTCAGCTTTACCGGCTACAAGGGCGAACGCAAACTCGACGAGAAGACCTTCACGATTACTGATACGACCATCGTGCAGGAACTGCTAGAGTTTATTCAGTCCTCGACCGGTATTCAGCCGTCGGTGAACGGTAATGCGAACCCGATTCCTGGTTCGACCAATTCGATTCCTGGCGAATCGGGAACATTGTCGCAAGGGATCTCGATCGACGATGGTCGCATCCGCATCGTCTCGAACAACGGTACCGACAATGCGGTCGACATTAAGCTGTCGTCGTTCACACTGGACGACAACAGCGGTGTGCTCCAGAACCCCAACCTTAACTTCGGTACGGTTCAGGAAGCGGTGGGACAAAGTGCCGTATCTGACTTCGTGGTCTACGATACGCTGGGTATTCCTGTGAATGTCCGCGTGACCGCCACCCTGGAAAGCCGAGATGGAACGAACACGGTTTACCGCTGGTATGCCGACTCGCCGGACAACGATGCGGCTATGGACACTGGCGATATCGGCGAAGCCGAAATTGCTGTAGGTACCGGGCTCATCTACTTCGATGGTGACGGTAACTTTGTCGGTACCGACAACAACACCGTCACGATCCAGCGTCGTGACATTCCATCGCAGTCGCCACTGGAATTCGACCTCGACTTCACTCAGCTGTCAGGTCTGGCCGCCGACGAGCCTACGCTCAATGCCTCGCGGCAGGACGGTTCCGGTACTGGTACGCTCAATAGCTTCATCATTGGTGAAGATGGTGTGATTCGTGGTGTGTTCTCCAACGGTGTCGACCGTGACCTGGGCATGCTTCAGTTGGCACGCTTCGGTAACCCGACTGGTTTGGAACAGCGTGGTGAAAACCTGTACGCCACCGGCGTGAACTCCGGTCTGCCGGTTACCGGCGATCCGGGCGCAGACGGCCTGGGCGACGTCATCGCTGGTGCCGTGGAATTGAGTAATACCGATATCGGTGGCAACCTGATCGACCTGATTCTGGCTTCGACGCAGTATCGAGGTAGTTCCCGGGTGATCACGACTGCCCAGCAGCTGTTTGACGAACTTTTGAACCTGCGGCGATAA
- the flgC gene encoding flagellar basal body rod protein FlgC, with the protein MISALDISTSGLIAQRERLTTISQNIANMSSLRDANGRLGPYRAKHVILETDHELATTSGAAGVKVAEVREDAVEPKRRWQPDHPLAIKDGKWKGYVEYPNVDMTEQFVDALEASRAYESNVGVIEMTKNMTSQTLRILA; encoded by the coding sequence ATGATTTCCGCTTTGGATATCAGCACCAGTGGGCTCATCGCACAACGCGAACGCCTGACCACGATTTCGCAGAATATTGCGAATATGTCGTCGCTACGTGACGCCAACGGCCGCCTCGGTCCTTACCGGGCCAAGCACGTCATCCTGGAAACCGACCACGAATTGGCAACCACCAGCGGTGCCGCTGGGGTGAAAGTTGCCGAGGTTCGTGAAGATGCGGTCGAACCGAAGCGGCGATGGCAACCGGACCACCCCCTAGCCATCAAGGATGGCAAGTGGAAAGGGTATGTCGAGTATCCCAACGTCGACATGACCGAACAGTTTGTCGATGCCTTGGAGGCAAGCCGAGCCTACGAATCCAACGTGGGTGTGATTGAAATGACCAAGAACATGACGAGCCAAACGCTCCGTATTTTGGCGTAA
- a CDS encoding FliH/SctL family protein produces the protein MAVIKSGKLEHEAHTLSTVAFNLNDVSDKAQSDLNNVKLKAADIIKQAQEQAKQIRAKAEAEGRQAAEQRARQSLKAEVDQHAATLLPALRTLVQDLTTERQNWLNQWEKIGLQVAVAIAEKVVRRELASDPQISASLVRESLQLASGCGEIHIRLNPQDLSSMQSGEAMLCDELKKLASTQIIADPAISRGGCIVETPFGAIDNRIETQLSRIADELGGAT, from the coding sequence ATGGCCGTCATCAAATCCGGAAAACTTGAGCACGAAGCCCACACGCTGTCGACCGTCGCTTTTAATTTGAACGACGTATCCGACAAGGCGCAAAGCGACTTAAACAATGTGAAGCTCAAGGCCGCCGACATCATCAAGCAGGCCCAAGAGCAAGCCAAGCAGATACGTGCCAAGGCCGAAGCCGAAGGGCGTCAAGCCGCCGAACAAAGAGCCCGCCAGTCGCTTAAGGCCGAAGTCGATCAGCATGCCGCGACGCTGCTGCCGGCACTGCGAACCTTAGTACAAGACCTGACGACCGAGCGGCAAAACTGGCTCAATCAGTGGGAAAAGATCGGCCTTCAGGTCGCCGTCGCGATCGCGGAAAAGGTTGTCCGTCGCGAGCTAGCCAGTGATCCTCAGATCTCGGCCTCGCTCGTCCGCGAATCGTTGCAACTGGCGTCAGGATGTGGCGAGATTCACATTCGACTCAATCCTCAAGACTTAAGCAGCATGCAAAGTGGCGAAGCGATGCTGTGCGACGAGTTGAAGAAGCTTGCCTCGACGCAGATCATTGCCGACCCTGCCATCAGTCGCGGCGGCTGCATTGTGGAAACCCCATTTGGGGCAATCGACAATCGCATCGAAACGCAGCTGTCACGGATTGCTGACGAGTTGGGAGGTGCCACATGA
- a CDS encoding flagellar hook-length control protein FliK, with protein sequence MEPSSSNSVNPTPGWSGGTRNNSAPAADPMAFFDLIMKSSQAMASKGSKPFDPVVSTGTTAVANDPYTAPTDDPNLHDGYDDSSASYTSEAPTRETSNVDPPADSPTDQDDTAAVVDFSEQPSAREEESGEPNQAALETAAAATQQEQLLSAPDTLADTEQAEAEEQAPDEVIRSSGEKKEAPLPGEVDTDQPLDTTKASEEPSNEQHDSAAETTIQSVRRKSKESDEQTFAAAEEVAVEGVDTNPGEETSEVHSHDKGKLKLESVEQVADETSETTVDLETEDQAGDRSFDRKPKNTSSQRAENNKAKSVDIVEPTQTTAPDTSTVAAVAKASEALAAAASGSAVPASSSAGSSASNNTTGVNNLASLLQRGFQRGTLQKSEGSQAPKLDPKQQIRLINRVARAVETTPPGQSIKIRLNPSELGQLKVEIKIENGNMTAKIEAENAATRQVLLENLPQLRERLAESNINVQQFEVELMGQQTPQDGSASTFADQSEGQSGSQTSSRQGVESSSEEESPSGPRETVNKDAERDSRNLNVTI encoded by the coding sequence ATGGAACCGTCATCATCAAACTCGGTGAATCCGACGCCCGGCTGGTCCGGTGGGACGCGGAACAATTCCGCGCCTGCTGCGGATCCGATGGCGTTTTTCGACTTGATCATGAAGTCTTCCCAGGCCATGGCATCTAAGGGCTCGAAGCCATTCGATCCAGTCGTGTCGACGGGGACCACGGCCGTAGCAAACGATCCGTACACGGCACCCACCGACGATCCCAACCTGCACGACGGTTACGATGATTCGTCCGCTTCGTACACCAGCGAAGCGCCCACAAGAGAAACGTCGAACGTTGATCCGCCTGCCGATTCACCGACAGACCAAGACGATACGGCCGCCGTGGTTGACTTCTCCGAGCAGCCATCCGCACGTGAAGAGGAATCGGGTGAACCCAATCAGGCGGCCCTGGAAACCGCTGCCGCGGCGACTCAGCAAGAGCAACTGTTAAGTGCTCCCGATACCTTAGCTGACACAGAGCAGGCCGAAGCTGAAGAGCAAGCTCCCGACGAGGTAATTCGCTCATCTGGTGAGAAGAAGGAAGCACCGCTTCCCGGCGAAGTGGATACCGACCAACCGCTTGATACGACAAAGGCATCCGAAGAACCCTCCAATGAGCAGCACGATTCGGCCGCCGAGACAACCATCCAGTCGGTCCGACGGAAATCGAAAGAGTCGGACGAGCAGACCTTTGCTGCCGCAGAAGAAGTCGCTGTCGAAGGCGTCGATACGAACCCAGGCGAAGAGACCAGCGAAGTTCATTCCCACGACAAAGGAAAGCTGAAGCTGGAATCGGTCGAGCAAGTCGCCGATGAAACGTCCGAAACCACGGTCGATTTAGAAACGGAAGACCAAGCGGGAGACCGTTCTTTCGATCGAAAACCAAAGAACACATCGTCGCAGCGAGCGGAGAATAATAAAGCCAAGTCTGTCGACATTGTGGAACCAACCCAGACTACGGCGCCTGATACATCGACGGTCGCTGCCGTGGCCAAAGCCAGCGAAGCACTAGCGGCGGCTGCATCCGGCAGTGCGGTACCGGCATCATCCTCCGCGGGCAGTAGTGCTTCTAATAACACCACCGGCGTGAACAACCTGGCCTCGCTCTTGCAGCGTGGATTTCAGCGGGGAACACTTCAGAAGTCTGAGGGAAGTCAGGCGCCCAAACTCGATCCCAAGCAGCAGATTCGCTTGATCAATCGAGTTGCCAGGGCCGTCGAAACGACGCCGCCAGGGCAGTCGATCAAGATTCGCTTGAACCCTTCCGAGCTCGGTCAATTGAAGGTCGAGATCAAGATCGAAAACGGCAATATGACCGCCAAGATCGAAGCCGAGAATGCTGCGACGCGGCAGGTCCTGTTAGAAAACCTTCCGCAACTGCGAGAGCGGTTGGCGGAATCGAATATCAACGTTCAACAGTTTGAGGTCGAACTGATGGGGCAGCAAACGCCTCAAGATGGTTCGGCATCGACTTTTGCTGATCAATCCGAAGGTCAAAGTGGTTCGCAAACTTCAAGCCGCCAAGGCGTCGAGAGTAGTAGCGAGGAAGAGTCTCCTTCGGGGCCACGCGAGACCGTCAACAAGGATGCCGAACGCGATAGTCGCAACTTGAATGTGACCATTTAA
- a CDS encoding FliI/YscN family ATPase, with product MIAALKSRLNQVMPTAVTGSVVETFGTTTAVAGFPVPIGAVVEVERQVGPPIPAEVIGFKGEQTLIYPLTGVQGIRRGNRVRLTHSFRTVGVGEQLLGRVLDAHGNCVDDLPAAIPTDRVRLDQDPPNAINRPRIDQTISTGVRAIDGMLTCGLGQRVGIFAGSGVGKSVTLGMMARYTSADVNVIALIGERGREVNDFIERDLGPEGMARSVVVVATSDQPAIQRMQAAMAATSIAESFRASGKNVLFLMDSVTRFAMAQREIGLAAGEPPTTKGYPPSMFAMLPRLVERTGRTQQGSITAFYTVLVEGDDTNEPVADTVRGLLDGHIVLSRKLASKGHYPAIDIMQSISRLMNDLVSEEVRAGAIVIRDLMATYAENEDLINIGAYRQGSNPRIDMAIRLKDEIDRFLRQRVDEQASVESAQEQLMALVRKCSIAQPNLQAAGGPKIAAR from the coding sequence ATGATTGCTGCTCTCAAGAGTCGACTCAATCAGGTCATGCCGACGGCGGTTACCGGAAGTGTCGTTGAAACCTTCGGAACCACCACCGCCGTTGCCGGGTTCCCGGTGCCAATTGGTGCGGTCGTGGAAGTCGAACGGCAAGTCGGGCCGCCGATCCCTGCGGAAGTCATTGGCTTCAAGGGCGAGCAAACGCTCATCTATCCACTGACTGGCGTACAAGGAATTCGGCGCGGGAACCGCGTTCGCCTGACTCATTCGTTCCGTACGGTGGGTGTTGGAGAACAACTCCTTGGCCGGGTGCTGGACGCTCATGGAAACTGCGTCGATGACCTGCCTGCAGCGATTCCTACGGATCGAGTTCGTTTAGACCAAGATCCCCCCAACGCGATCAACCGACCACGAATCGACCAAACGATCTCGACCGGTGTTCGAGCCATCGACGGCATGTTGACCTGCGGGCTGGGCCAACGCGTGGGGATCTTCGCCGGCAGTGGTGTCGGCAAGAGTGTCACCCTGGGGATGATGGCCCGCTACACGTCGGCCGATGTGAATGTGATTGCGTTGATCGGCGAACGAGGCCGTGAAGTGAACGACTTCATCGAACGCGACCTCGGGCCAGAGGGGATGGCACGGAGCGTTGTGGTCGTGGCGACAAGCGATCAGCCAGCCATTCAGCGGATGCAAGCGGCAATGGCCGCGACCAGCATTGCCGAATCGTTTCGTGCAAGTGGCAAGAACGTGCTCTTCCTGATGGATAGCGTGACGCGTTTCGCCATGGCACAGCGTGAGATCGGCCTGGCCGCCGGCGAGCCTCCCACGACCAAAGGATATCCACCGTCCATGTTCGCGATGCTGCCTCGCCTGGTGGAGCGAACCGGACGCACACAGCAAGGAAGTATCACGGCGTTCTACACCGTGTTGGTCGAAGGGGATGACACGAATGAACCGGTGGCTGACACGGTGCGTGGTTTACTCGACGGGCACATTGTGCTGTCGCGAAAGCTCGCCAGCAAAGGTCACTACCCAGCGATCGACATTATGCAAAGCATCAGTCGTTTGATGAACGACCTCGTGAGCGAGGAAGTTCGTGCCGGGGCGATCGTGATTCGCGACCTGATGGCAACCTATGCCGAGAACGAAGACCTGATCAACATTGGAGCGTATCGCCAAGGTTCCAATCCGCGAATCGATATGGCCATTCGCTTGAAGGACGAGATTGATCGATTCCTTCGTCAGCGTGTTGATGAACAGGCAAGCGTTGAGTCTGCCCAAGAGCAGTTGATGGCCCTGGTTCGTAAGTGCAGTATCGCCCAACCTAACCTTCAGGCCGCCGGTGGCCCGAAAATCGCCGCCCGGTAA
- a CDS encoding FliG C-terminal domain-containing protein: protein MSTSPETIRKAAIVIASLDEASADKLLESMPEEVASQIRWMSIELENVSDEERQTVLDEFLRNSGRQLPAEDPGVEMEFTYQEPEGVPAVESSASTPPPFAFLNDAPSEMLAPFFEQEHPQVTAVVMSYLQPERASEILRQLPARLQADVVHRITQLDEPSQEIVAEIESRIKQIVSRQVLAFERRRMGMAAAQAILNASSGDQAEQLLAELRSRGSQLPGELESLKGAEIERSIIKMPMPQPAAVSLPPVPAKPEPKVEPKVEAVVEAPRPAPKKEAVPRELPQPKFPFERFAVLDDTSLAKVLHQAGPKVVLLALCGASPAVMKRISRGLGAGDVKLLERKIREMQPVLLADIDHAKRQMCLAADALLVASQAPTTSRLQAAA from the coding sequence ATGAGCACGTCCCCTGAAACAATTCGCAAAGCCGCCATCGTCATCGCCAGCTTAGATGAGGCCTCGGCCGATAAGCTTCTCGAGAGCATGCCGGAAGAGGTCGCCTCTCAGATTCGCTGGATGTCGATCGAGTTGGAAAATGTATCGGATGAAGAACGACAGACCGTTCTCGATGAATTCCTGCGTAACTCAGGTCGACAACTGCCTGCTGAAGATCCCGGCGTCGAGATGGAGTTCACTTACCAAGAACCGGAAGGTGTCCCCGCGGTAGAGTCGTCGGCGTCCACGCCTCCGCCGTTTGCCTTTTTGAATGATGCCCCCAGCGAGATGCTGGCGCCATTCTTCGAGCAAGAGCACCCGCAGGTCACCGCTGTAGTAATGAGCTATCTCCAGCCAGAACGGGCGTCGGAGATCTTGCGGCAACTACCTGCTCGCCTGCAAGCAGACGTCGTGCATCGCATCACGCAGTTGGACGAGCCTTCGCAAGAGATCGTGGCCGAGATTGAATCGCGAATCAAACAGATCGTTTCGCGTCAGGTGTTGGCATTCGAGCGTCGCCGTATGGGAATGGCCGCTGCTCAGGCAATCCTCAATGCTTCGTCCGGCGATCAAGCCGAACAACTTCTGGCCGAATTACGCAGTCGTGGTTCGCAGCTTCCAGGTGAATTGGAATCGCTCAAGGGTGCCGAAATCGAACGTTCGATCATCAAAATGCCCATGCCTCAACCGGCGGCCGTTTCGCTGCCACCTGTTCCGGCCAAGCCTGAACCGAAAGTGGAACCAAAGGTCGAAGCGGTTGTAGAAGCTCCCCGACCGGCACCCAAGAAGGAAGCCGTTCCGCGAGAACTACCACAACCCAAGTTCCCGTTTGAACGCTTTGCCGTGCTGGACGATACGTCACTGGCCAAGGTCTTGCATCAAGCGGGCCCTAAGGTCGTGCTGTTGGCTTTGTGCGGTGCTTCGCCGGCGGTGATGAAGCGGATCTCTCGTGGTCTCGGGGCAGGGGACGTGAAGCTACTGGAACGAAAGATTCGTGAAATGCAGCCGGTCTTGCTGGCCGATATCGACCACGCGAAACGGCAAATGTGCCTGGCAGCGGATGCGTTGCTTGTGGCTTCCCAGGCTCCGACAACGAGCCGACTTCAGGCAGCCGCATAA
- the fliE gene encoding flagellar hook-basal body complex protein FliE — MASINAIQQQLNIPQTPNPLPGKPENGPESFGKFLLEGIQEVNQMQQDADRAVESLFTGGDVNPAEVLTAVQKADMSFKMMLQVRNKMMQAYAEVKDIRV; from the coding sequence ATGGCATCCATTAACGCAATTCAACAGCAGCTGAACATTCCTCAGACCCCCAATCCCTTGCCTGGCAAGCCGGAGAATGGGCCTGAGTCGTTCGGGAAATTCCTTCTCGAAGGAATTCAAGAAGTAAACCAGATGCAACAGGACGCCGACCGAGCGGTCGAGTCGCTGTTCACCGGCGGCGATGTTAACCCGGCCGAGGTGTTAACCGCTGTTCAGAAAGCCGACATGTCCTTCAAAATGATGCTGCAGGTTCGCAACAAGATGATGCAAGCCTACGCCGAAGTGAAAGACATTCGCGTTTAA
- a CDS encoding flagellar basal body rod protein FlgB, which produces MENSIFNANTVPVLEQVVNFAQKRHSILATNIANQRVPGYKGRDLNVDRFHEVLSEAIERKNNPNEPISPGLVHTQDGDPMREVKDSLNGILFHDESNLDIEKQVAELSKNQTMHNTALAIMESQFRLLGVAISERV; this is translated from the coding sequence ATGGAAAACTCGATCTTCAATGCGAACACCGTTCCTGTTCTCGAACAGGTCGTTAACTTCGCGCAGAAGCGACACTCCATTTTGGCGACCAACATCGCCAACCAGCGTGTGCCTGGTTACAAAGGCCGCGACCTGAACGTCGATCGCTTTCACGAAGTACTTTCCGAGGCGATCGAACGAAAGAATAACCCGAACGAACCAATCTCGCCGGGGCTCGTCCACACCCAGGACGGCGACCCGATGCGAGAAGTAAAAGACTCGCTCAACGGCATCTTGTTTCACGACGAGAGTAACCTCGACATCGAAAAGCAAGTCGCCGAACTGTCCAAAAACCAGACGATGCACAACACGGCCTTGGCGATCATGGAAAGCCAGTTTCGTTTGTTGGGCGTCGCCATTAGCGAACGCGTTTAA
- a CDS encoding flagellar hook assembly protein FlgD gives MSRIDSSSSTNSSSSTTKQPTDLRELNMDHFLQLMITELQNQDPLDPMENSEMLQQISQIREIGATDQLRESLESMQQSQGISTASGLIGKQVQALTDDGYVLFGVVQSVQLAPNDDGTREMTLKVNTGDQTVDVNMDDIFTILPANTQTPPTGGTDGTGGTGSGDDSGDSTDGGDDSGDETEETTT, from the coding sequence ATGTCAAGAATCGATTCTAGTTCGTCGACCAATAGTTCCAGTTCTACCACCAAGCAGCCTACGGACTTGCGTGAGTTGAACATGGATCACTTTCTGCAATTGATGATCACCGAATTGCAGAATCAGGATCCACTCGATCCGATGGAAAACTCGGAGATGCTGCAACAGATCAGTCAGATTCGCGAGATCGGAGCGACCGATCAACTCCGCGAGTCGCTCGAATCGATGCAGCAGAGTCAAGGCATCTCGACCGCGAGTGGCTTGATCGGGAAGCAAGTCCAGGCACTGACCGACGACGGGTACGTTCTGTTTGGCGTGGTACAGAGCGTCCAGTTGGCTCCCAACGACGATGGGACCCGCGAGATGACGTTGAAGGTCAATACCGGCGATCAGACGGTCGACGTGAACATGGATGACATCTTCACGATTCTGCCAGCAAATACTCAGACTCCTCCAACCGGCGGAACCGACGGCACGGGAGGAACTGGCTCTGGGGATGACTCAGGAGACAGTACCGACGGCGGTGATGATTCCGGTGACGAAACAGAAGAAACGACTACCTAA
- a CDS encoding flagellar export protein FliJ: MSKFRFRLETYLRLKIAARDERRAELAEVLRAEEQLKEHQAGIENDIEDQHAYIRGLTQAGTLNVDLITASQREVVFLKALHVEKQQLMLKLQPHIQQRRQALIDADHEVRTLEKLKEQKHEQHLQLEAATEAKQIDEIALSGFMRKGV; encoded by the coding sequence ATGTCCAAGTTCCGCTTCCGACTCGAGACCTACCTGCGGCTAAAAATCGCTGCACGGGATGAGCGTCGCGCGGAACTTGCCGAAGTGCTGCGAGCTGAAGAGCAGCTCAAGGAACACCAGGCGGGGATCGAAAATGACATTGAAGACCAACACGCCTACATTCGTGGTCTGACCCAAGCCGGGACCCTGAATGTCGACTTGATCACCGCTTCGCAGCGTGAGGTGGTGTTTTTGAAGGCGTTACACGTCGAGAAGCAGCAGTTGATGCTCAAGCTTCAACCGCACATCCAGCAGCGACGCCAGGCATTGATCGATGCGGACCATGAAGTGCGAACGCTGGAGAAGCTCAAAGAACAAAAGCACGAGCAGCACCTACAGTTGGAAGCTGCGACGGAAGCGAAACAAATAGACGAGATCGCCCTGAGCGGTTTCATGCGTAAAGGAGTATAG